One Anastrepha obliqua isolate idAnaObli1 chromosome 6, idAnaObli1_1.0, whole genome shotgun sequence DNA window includes the following coding sequences:
- the LOC129250526 gene encoding putative nuclease HARBI1: MQRIKAHFYSKYRIPGIIGCVDGTHIKIVAQHWYYNRKGFYNINALIVCDHTMKITYVNAKNPRAIHDSMAFNMLLLKAHLKEQHLNGRPNTLFLGDVGYALKPYLMTPFRNFEEGSPQRTYNKQHAKARSILERTIGVLKTRFIVAVFNFRMKSYPMRPSAMMLEILKWSQITEKQKT; the protein is encoded by the exons ATGCAGCGAataaaagcacatttttatagcaaataccgGATTCCAGGAATAATTGGCTGTGTTGATGGCACGCATATTAAAATTGTCGCTCAACATTGGTATTACAACAGGAAGGGATTCTACAACATTAATGCTCTGATT gtttgtGATCATACAATGAAAATAACGTATGTGAATGCGAAAAATCCAAGAGCTATTCATGATTCTATGGCTTTCAATATGTTACTATTGAAAGCGCATTTAAAGGAGCAACATCTCAATGGCCGTCCCAATACTTTGTTCCTCG GTGATGTTGGATACGCTCTAAAACCATATTTAATGACGCCGTTCAGAAACTTTGAGGAAGGGTCTCCACAAAGGACATACAACAAACAACATGCTAAAGCGAGAAGTATCCTTGAGAGAACAATTGGAGTCTTGAAAACCCGATTTATTGTTGCAG tgttcaacttccggatgaagagttatccaATGAGACCCTCAGCGATGATGCtggagatattgaagtggagtcaaataacggagaaacagaaaacataa